In the Populus trichocarpa isolate Nisqually-1 chromosome 1, P.trichocarpa_v4.1, whole genome shotgun sequence genome, one interval contains:
- the LOC7456193 gene encoding uncharacterized membrane protein At3g27390 isoform X1 has translation MEPPKEILSSLWNFIIFLPFFFGLLVLGTVKGVVFCPLVCLIMTIGNSAIILGLWPLHIVKTYYSILRTKHIGPVLKIVLCICLPATLILWLVLGIVGSIIGGALYGLLSPIFATFDAVGERKTNMLYHCFYDGTWDTVKGSFTVVRDFGDVCYHSYFSLLDDLRQGAPDVKYYEIRLLPLPGAIIAASLGIVFDFPLVSLIAICKSPYMLFKGWHRLFHDLIGREGPFLETICVPFAGLAILLWPLAVVGAVLGSMVSSIFLGAYAGVVVYQESFWFGLCYIVASLAIYDEYSNDILDMPEGSCFPRPKYQKDPKLTKTTSRAASFSGSTSVRNPLSRGGSFNHPMVDLKPLELLDRIFKECQHHGEIFVSEGLITQQDIDDAKSGKGSRVISIGLPAYCILQALLRSVKANSVGILLTDAGDNVTEITSTNRPKDTFYEWFLNPFLIIKDQIKAENLSEEEEGYLGRLVLLNGDPTKLKSLNSGPPPESERKRAELDALARRLQGITKSVSRYPTSRRNFDHLVKNLSENLAKKNGETKAINAIPRSKSAFARMFSQNSFKKKTSYHGSSDQETESISARNVEIHIV, from the exons ATGGAACCCCCGAAGGAGATTTTGTCTTCTTTATggaactttattatttttctgccTTTCTTCTTTGGGCTTCTGGTTCTTGGGACCGTTAAAG GTGTTGTTTTCTGCCCGTTGGTATGCCTTATCATGACCATTGGAAACTCTGCTATAATACTGGGTCTTTGGCCACTGCATATTGTCAAgacatattattcaattttgag AACTAAACATATAGGGCCAGTTCTGAAGATTGTGCTATGTATATGCCTACCAGCTACCCTGATTCTGTGGCTAGTTCTTGGCATTGTTGGGAGTATCATAGGTGGAGCACTCTATGGGCTTCTTTCACCAATATTTGCCACTTTCGATGCTGTTGGAGAAAGGAAGACTAATATGCTTTACCATTGTTTTTAT GATGGAACTTGGGACACTGTAAAAGGCAGTTTCACCGTTGTCAGAGACTTTGGAGATGTTTGTTATCATTCTTACTTCTCACTTTTGGATGACCTGCGGCAAGGGGCCCCAGATGTGAAATATTATGAAATCAg ATTGCTTCCTCTTCCCGGTGCTATTATTGCTGCTTCACTTGGTATCGTTTTTGACTTTCCGCTGGTCTCACTTATTGCCATCTGCAAAAGCCCATACATGCTTTTTAAGGGGTGGCATCGATTGTTTCATGACCTCATAGGGCGTGAAGGCCCTTTCTTGGAGACGATATGTGTACCTTTTGCAGGCCTTGCTATCCTCCTCTGGCCATTGGCTGTTGTTGGGGCTGTTTTGGGTTCCATGGTATCAAGTATCTTCCTTGGTGCTTATGCAGGCGTGGTTGTTTATCAG GAGTCTTTTTGGTTCGGGCTTTGCTATATTGTCGCATCCTTGGCCATTTATGATGAGTACAGCAACGACATTCTTGACATGCCAGAAGGATCTTGCTTTCCAAG GCCCAAATACCAAAAGGATCCCAAGCTGACAAAGACCACCTCTCGTGCAGCTTCCTTTTCAGGGTCCACTTCTGTTCGAAATCCTCTTTCCCGCGGAGGTTCATTCAATCACCCTATGGTTGATCTTAAGCCACTTGAG CTACTTGATCGCATATTTAAAGAGTGTCAACACCATGGTGAGATTTTTGTTTCTGAAGGACTGATAACACAACAAGACATTGACGATGCAAAGTCTGGCAAGGGTAGCAGAGTGATTAGCATTGGTTTACCAGCTTATTGCATTCTTCAGGCACTGTTGCGCTCTGTAAAGGCCAATTCTGTGGGAATTTTGTTGA CTGATGCAGGCGACAATGTCACTGAGATAACTAGCACAAACAGACCGAAAGATACCTTCTATGAGTGGTTTCTTAACCCCTTTTTGATCATCAAAGACCAGATTAAAGCAGAAAACCTTTCTGAGGAAGAAGAGGGATATCTCGGCAGATTAGTATTGTTGAATGGTGATCCCACAAAGTTGAAAAGTTTAAATAGTGGTCCACCACCTGAGTCTGAACGTAAACGTGCTGAACTCGATGCGCTAGCTCGAAG GCTTCAAGGGATTACCAAATCTGTCTCGAGGTATCCTACTTCAAGACGTAACTTTGACCATCTTGTCAAGAACTTATCAGAAAATCTAGCTAAGAAGAATGGTGAGACCAAAGCAATCAACGCAATTCCGAGATCAAAAAGCGCCTTTGCCAGGATGTTTAGCCAGAactcttttaaaaagaaaacaagctaTCATGGTTCTTCTGATCAAGAGACAGAATCAATTTCCGCAAGGAATGTGGAAATCCACATTGTATGA
- the LOC7456193 gene encoding uncharacterized membrane protein At3g27390 isoform X2, with translation MEPPKEILSSLWNFIIFLPFFFGLLVLGTVKGVVFCPLVCLIMTIGNSAIILGLWPLHIVKTYYSILRTKHIGPVLKIVLCICLPATLILWLVLGIVGSIIGGALYGLLSPIFATFDAVGERKTNMLYHCFYDGTWDTVKGSFTVVRDFGDVCYHSYFSLLDDLRQGAPDVKYYEIRLLPLPGAIIAASLGIVFDFPLVSLIAICKSPYMLFKGWHRLFHDLIGREGPFLETICVPFAGLAILLWPLAVVGAVLGSMVSSIFLGAYAGVVVYQESFWFGLCYIVASLAIYDEYSNDILDMPEGSCFPRPKYQKDPKLTKTTSRAASFSGSTSVRNPLSRGGSFNHPMVDLKPLELLDRIFKECQHHGEIFVSEGLITQQDIDDAKSGKGSRVISIGLPAYCILQALLRSVKANSVGILLSDNVTEITSTNRPKDTFYEWFLNPFLIIKDQIKAENLSEEEEGYLGRLVLLNGDPTKLKSLNSGPPPESERKRAELDALARRLQGITKSVSRYPTSRRNFDHLVKNLSENLAKKNGETKAINAIPRSKSAFARMFSQNSFKKKTSYHGSSDQETESISARNVEIHIV, from the exons ATGGAACCCCCGAAGGAGATTTTGTCTTCTTTATggaactttattatttttctgccTTTCTTCTTTGGGCTTCTGGTTCTTGGGACCGTTAAAG GTGTTGTTTTCTGCCCGTTGGTATGCCTTATCATGACCATTGGAAACTCTGCTATAATACTGGGTCTTTGGCCACTGCATATTGTCAAgacatattattcaattttgag AACTAAACATATAGGGCCAGTTCTGAAGATTGTGCTATGTATATGCCTACCAGCTACCCTGATTCTGTGGCTAGTTCTTGGCATTGTTGGGAGTATCATAGGTGGAGCACTCTATGGGCTTCTTTCACCAATATTTGCCACTTTCGATGCTGTTGGAGAAAGGAAGACTAATATGCTTTACCATTGTTTTTAT GATGGAACTTGGGACACTGTAAAAGGCAGTTTCACCGTTGTCAGAGACTTTGGAGATGTTTGTTATCATTCTTACTTCTCACTTTTGGATGACCTGCGGCAAGGGGCCCCAGATGTGAAATATTATGAAATCAg ATTGCTTCCTCTTCCCGGTGCTATTATTGCTGCTTCACTTGGTATCGTTTTTGACTTTCCGCTGGTCTCACTTATTGCCATCTGCAAAAGCCCATACATGCTTTTTAAGGGGTGGCATCGATTGTTTCATGACCTCATAGGGCGTGAAGGCCCTTTCTTGGAGACGATATGTGTACCTTTTGCAGGCCTTGCTATCCTCCTCTGGCCATTGGCTGTTGTTGGGGCTGTTTTGGGTTCCATGGTATCAAGTATCTTCCTTGGTGCTTATGCAGGCGTGGTTGTTTATCAG GAGTCTTTTTGGTTCGGGCTTTGCTATATTGTCGCATCCTTGGCCATTTATGATGAGTACAGCAACGACATTCTTGACATGCCAGAAGGATCTTGCTTTCCAAG GCCCAAATACCAAAAGGATCCCAAGCTGACAAAGACCACCTCTCGTGCAGCTTCCTTTTCAGGGTCCACTTCTGTTCGAAATCCTCTTTCCCGCGGAGGTTCATTCAATCACCCTATGGTTGATCTTAAGCCACTTGAG CTACTTGATCGCATATTTAAAGAGTGTCAACACCATGGTGAGATTTTTGTTTCTGAAGGACTGATAACACAACAAGACATTGACGATGCAAAGTCTGGCAAGGGTAGCAGAGTGATTAGCATTGGTTTACCAGCTTATTGCATTCTTCAGGCACTGTTGCGCTCTGTAAAGGCCAATTCTGTGGGAATTTTGTTGA GCGACAATGTCACTGAGATAACTAGCACAAACAGACCGAAAGATACCTTCTATGAGTGGTTTCTTAACCCCTTTTTGATCATCAAAGACCAGATTAAAGCAGAAAACCTTTCTGAGGAAGAAGAGGGATATCTCGGCAGATTAGTATTGTTGAATGGTGATCCCACAAAGTTGAAAAGTTTAAATAGTGGTCCACCACCTGAGTCTGAACGTAAACGTGCTGAACTCGATGCGCTAGCTCGAAG GCTTCAAGGGATTACCAAATCTGTCTCGAGGTATCCTACTTCAAGACGTAACTTTGACCATCTTGTCAAGAACTTATCAGAAAATCTAGCTAAGAAGAATGGTGAGACCAAAGCAATCAACGCAATTCCGAGATCAAAAAGCGCCTTTGCCAGGATGTTTAGCCAGAactcttttaaaaagaaaacaagctaTCATGGTTCTTCTGATCAAGAGACAGAATCAATTTCCGCAAGGAATGTGGAAATCCACATTGTATGA